DNA sequence from the Nitrososphaerota archaeon genome:
ATGGAGGATAACCCTAAGTGGCACGGCCAGGCTCCAAAAAAGGAACTCGTCCCAATCATCGACATGGAAATTGACTCCCAATCGATGATTGCACCATCTATCATAGCTGGTGACATGAATAATCTTGAAAACGAGGTAAAGCGGTGTGTGAATGGAAGGGCCGATTACATTCACCTAGATGTGATGGATGGGTTGTTCGTTCCAAACAAGACATTTGATCATAACAAAATCAGAGAACTACGACCGTTAACGGTCATACCTTTTGATACGCATTTGATGATAAACGAACCAGTCAAATACGTCAAAGATTATGTTGATGCCGGCTCTGATATCATAACTGTTCACGCCGAAGTTTGCGATGCGTCAAGCTTTGGGCAAATACATGACACACTCTTGGCAAATCAAGTAGGTGTAGGCCTTGCAATAAACCCTGATACAGAAATACCAGAGTGGGCACTACCGTTCATACCAAAGCTGGACCAAATCATAGTAATGTCTGTGGTTCCTGGCAAATCTGGTCAAAAATACATCGAAGCAACACATGAAAAAATGCGGCGATTAAACCAAATTCTAGGTCAGCACGACTTTGATGGATACATCGAAGCCGACGGCGGCGTCACGCTGGATAATATTGGGACGTGTTTTGCAGATGGTGCGCGTGCATTTGTTGGGGGAAGCGCGATAATTGGACAACATGACGTTCGTGGAGTAATTCGAGAATTTAGAAACAAAATTGCCTACGCAAGGCGCAAAATGCTAATCCAAAAAACGTTTGAGCTTGGAGGCAAAGAACTTGTCGAAAAATGGATAGATCTACATGTGATTGGAGAGAAAAAGAACCAACTTAACACCATATCGAGGGAGCTTGGCTACGCATGATTGGCGATATGACTGATATGCGAACAGCATATGGCAAAGCCCTAGTGGAGATTGGAGAGCAAACCCAAGATGTCGTGGTTTTGGGCGCAGACACTACCGACTCCCTAAAAACAGCAGATTTTGGCAAAAAATTCCCTAACCGGTTCTTTAATGTTGGAATAGCCGAAGCAAACCTAGTTTCAGTATCCGCTGGACTTGCACTTTCCGGAAAAATTCCGTTTGCAAGTACATATGCGATCTTTCTCCCAGGCAGGTGTGTCGACCAAATCCGAAACGCAATAGCGTATCCTTCTCCTGGAGACAAAAAAGGTCTAAACGTAAAACTGGTGGTATCACACGGCGGAATCTCCGTTGGTGCAGACGGTGGGTCACATCAACAAATTGAAGATTATGCGATAATGCGTTCCATGCCAAACATGACAGTACTTGTTCCGGCAGATACGATAGCAGTGTCAAAGCTTACTTGGATAATTTCTCAAAGATATGGCCCGCACTATATGCGACTGACCAGATCTGCATCCCCAGTTGTGCACCAAGACTCGCAGGAATTTGAGGTAGGAAAGGGAATTGTAATGAGAGAAGGCTCCGATTGTACCATAGCTGCGTGCGGCCTTACAGTAAAGATGGCACTAGATGCAGCAGAATCTCTAAAGCAAGAAGGAGTCTCTTGCAAAGTAATTGACATGTTTTCAATAAAGCCAATTGATACTGAATTACTGGAAAAGTCTGCCAGGGAAACTGGATGCATTGTGACGAGTGAAGAGCACAATATAATGGGAGGATTTGGCTCGGCAGTATCTGAAATCATATCCGAGTTGTATCCAGTACCAATCAAAAGAATTGGTGTCAATGACAAGTTTGGTGAGTCTGCACGCGATGCGGAGATTCCACAGCTTTTGGAAAAGCACGGCATAACATCAATTAATATAGCAAAAGCAGTCAAGGACTTATTGGGTAACAAAAAATGAAAATCTTTCTTGATACTGCTAATCTACAATCAATAAAACAATACAATGACATGGGACTGCTTGATGGAATTACTACCAATCCATCCTTGTTGGCAAAAGAAGGCGGAGATCCGCAAAAAGCAATGGAAGAGATAACCAAAATAATCAAAGGCGACGTAAGCCTTGAAGTTGTTGCAACTGATTATGCAGGAATGATGGATGAAGGACACAAACTCAAAAAATATGGCACAAATGTTGTCATAAAGGTTCCAATGACTTCAGACGGCCTCAAGGCATGCAAGAGCTTTTCTTCAGAAGGCATACCTGTCAATGTCACACTGGTATTTTCACCAAACCAAGCAATTTTGGCTGCAAAGGCAGGCGCAAAATATGTCAGTCCATTTATTGGAAGGTTGGATGATGTTGGCCAAGACGGAATGGCACTCATTGCAGAAATAAAACAAATTTTCTCAAATTACAATTTTAAGACACAAATTCTTGTAGCTAGCGTAAGGCACCCAATGCATGTAGTAGAGGCAGCAAAGATTGGTGCAGACGTTGTGACGTTACCACCAGACGTTCTGGGCAAAATGCTCAAGCACCCGTTGACTGATAACGGCCTCAAGGCATTTTTGGCAGACTGGGACAAATTGCAACAAAGCCAACAATAATCTTACAACTGCTTAAAAACCACTCAAACATTACCGTATCATGGATGATGAGGCACGCAATATCCAAATCATGGAGATAGCTGAACTTTTGACCAAAGACAATATCTCAATTCACGAACAAGATCAGAAAAAACTGCAGAAATACTATGATTTTGCGCAAAAAGAATTTCATCTGACTGGTGATGATTCTGTACAGTTAGTAAATGAGACATTTTTGTATCTGACACTAAAGAACGCCAAAGATGTCGATCCGCTACAGGATGGCGACAAGTTTGGTGCTGGATTTAGCTAGTGGTGATTAATCCACCGAGTACGGTATTCCTCATCAAAGATCTCTGATGTAATTTCATCTTCCTTAGCAACTGAACTCTGTAATTCTATGTCAAAAAACCCAAGTTGCCCCCTTGCAGGAATTGAAATCTTGAATTCTTTGAAACTTTTTAGAAAGAAACCGAATGTTTTTTCTGTAAAATAACCGTCTGCAGCAAAATGATGCTTTTTATCAGATGCAAATTCCTTTTTGGTCTGGTATCTTTTTGTATCATAAATAGTAGCCTTGCCGATTATTGCTCCTGTGACTAGAGAGTGACGTTCAATTCCTAGCCTTTTACAATCATCTAGGTTGATTTTGGATGGAGAATGAATAAGAAATTCTCCACGATAATTAGTATTCCAGTGTCGAAGCTCTATTGTTTTTTGACCCTTGATGATAAGCTCGGCAAATGGTTGTGATACGGAAAGGCACTTGAAGGTGCTCAATTACATCCTGATGCTGCATCTGTTAGGACCCATCTCCAAGTCTGGAATTTGTTCTGGTGCTATTGAGATGTCGCCCTTGTTAATCTTAATTATCATAGAATAGTTCAATGGCCTAGGAGTTGTAATGCTTACTACTTTGGATACAAACTCGGCCTGGCCCAAGTCTAGTAATGGTAGTTTTTTGGCGTTCTGCACCGTGGTGTAGAATAATCCACCTTTGGTTGGACTTAATCCTTCACCATGATGGGTTGGAAATATTTTGGTGTCGTCTCCGAATTTCAGTATCTTGTTGTGTAAGGTGTCGTAGAGTTTTACTGCAAATTCTTCTGCTTGATCTCTCAAATCCGGCCTTCCAATTCCCTCCACAAACAAAATGTCGCCAGAAAACACATACTTACTATCTAGGATAAACGACATCCCACCAGGCGTATGTCCAGGCGTATGTATTGCTCTGAGTTGCTTTGTGCCAAATTGGATTGTGCTTCCATCTTCAATTTTCTCGCTTTCGATTTTGTATTCTTCTAGATTGCTGAGGTATAGTTTTGCACCAGCTATCTGCGCCAAATCTTTTGCGGCGGAAACATGATCTGCATGTTGATGTGTGTCAATTACCTTGGTAATCTTGAGATTTTCTTTTTGTGCAAATTCTGTATATTTTTTTGCTGGATGTGTAGGATCGATTACGACTGCCTCTCCATCTGAGCCAATAATATGGGACAGGCAACCTTTGCCGATTTTTTCTACTTGGATAATGGTGACGTCGTTTTCCTTTAGGGTAGTTGCACCAAGCACTTGGTTCCACAAAGACATTCCACCAACAAGGGATGTTGATTCCAGTCCATTTTGTGCCAGTGCAAATGTCGCAACCATGGAGCGATTTCCATGCGAGCAGATGGTGACAATTTTTTTATCTTTTGGCAGGTGAGCTTTCGAGCCCGAAGTGAACAATTGTGATAATGGAATATTTACTGCGCCAGGAATCTTAAATTCGGCAAACTCTTGCGGTTCTCTTACATCCAGTAAAAACACATCGCTGTCTTGTTTTATGGATTCCCATAGACTGTCTCCACTAATTGTAGTGTCTTGTGTACTCTTTACAAGTTCGCCACTCCATGACTTGAACCCATCTTTTAGATAATGGGCATCAAAGCCGAAGCGAGCCATCATAGTTGCATTTTGTTTTGCCTCAGTACCATCATCATCGATTAATATGACTTTCATGTTTGCAGGAATCTTTGACATTATGACTTGTTTTTGTTGCATTGAATTACATACTGCATTTGCCGCACCAGAAATATGACCATTCATGTAGTTTTCTTTTGCGCGAATGTCTAGGATCAAAGCATTGGATTTGTTTTGCAAAATCTGGGTTAATTCTTCAGGTGTTATCTCTATGTTCATTTAATCTTGTCTAAATTGGAGCCAAATTTAGAATTTTTGCTATTACTTTACAATTGATCTGGTACATTATCCATAACCGTACAAAATCACAACAATGACTCTAGCTAGTCTGTAGTACAGCTAGAACTCTATTAGGGATATCTTTTAGTCTTGACACTGCAAGTGTTTTTTCATATCCCAAATATCTTAGATTGTTTGCAATTGTAGTGGCACTAAATGTGTCATGGCCGACACCTATTGCAACCATCTTAATCCCGAGCGTTTTTAGTGATTTCACCATGGCTCTTACTGCATCAGGATCCGATGGTTCTCCATCTGATAGAGTCAGAAATATGTCAGGTTTTTTGGATTTTAGTGTGGGAAACATCTTTTGATAGACGTCTGCCAAAGGGGTTCCACCATTTGCCTCAATTTGGGCTAGTCTCTTGGCGCACGCACTATTCCATTTGTTTTCTTCTTGCTTGACCATCCAACATACAACCTGTTTTTGGGTTGTGTTAAAGGCAAAGACTGAGAATTTAATCTTCAAAAATGATAATACCTCACATAATGCCAGTGTTGCCTTTTTGTATTCTGTCTGTTGATCTGTTATGCTAGATGAATGATCAAGTAGAATCATTATTTTGGATTTGATTGATTTTTTGACATCAATTACGAATGGCTTGTATCCCTCTACATAGGATTCTGGATCAAATTCATCGCCGGTAGAGACTTGTTGCTCTTTCCAGCTAGTCTTCCATTCTTTGAATTTGGTTTTAAGATTGCTAATTAGATCTTGGTCGTAGATTCGTGTTTCATCTATGTTTGTAGACCCAGGAATCTGAATTCCAATAGATTCGTTGCCAAGGCCTTTGTTTTCGTTTTTCTTGTTTTCTTCCTTAATTACCTTGAATTCGTCAGCAACTGATTTTCCAGATATTATGTTGTCTTTGTCAATTTTACCGAAATCATTTTCCTTGTTTTGAATTATTTTCTGTAATGCCTTTTCAAAGTCTTGTGGTGTGATCATCAAACCAGGTCCTTTCCATGGAACAGCAAGTGGGACGGTCGTCAATGCATCAATGTTCAGAATGCTTAGGATTTCTGGAATTTTTTTTTCTAGCCATTCAGTATCATGTTTTTTTTCTATTGCCTCTGAAACGATTTCCTTTGCTTTCATTACAGCAAGCACAACTCTGTCCGAGAAGCTTGGCTGGAGTTCGCCTTTGATATCGCCAAGCAAAAACTTTTGGAAAAATGCCTCCGCTATTCTTGATTTTCCCAAAATATTCCCAAGCTGAGGTCTGTACAGCCACAAGTACGTATAGTAAAAGATGAGCTCTTCATCCATTCCTCTCCATGTTTTTCTCCCGAGCATCTCAATGCGCCTAGTTTCTAGTGTGTTTAGAATAAACCCAAAAGCATGGTCATTGGATAGGATCTTTTTGCATAATCTTACTCGCATTGCTTCATACCATATCGCTACGCGAAATTGCCTGTACTTGTCAAAGTCTGTTCCGATATAGCGCTCAGGGGAAACAAGACTGATCCTGTTTTCCTTTAGCTTGGTGATTGTCTCTTTTTTGTCTGAAAATTCAACCGTAATCTTTTCTTTTTCAGACCATCTTCTTGCCAAAAATGTGGCAATTTCCACCAGAGTGTCATTTCGTAGTTGTAATAACTGCATTATTTACCAAACATGGATGTGATGATATCGCTTACCTTTTGATATTCAACATTTCCCCACTGTGAATACACATTTGCAAATACAATGTCAGCTGCTTTTTTTGCATCAAGGCCAGAGTCTAAGAGTTTTGTAAATGCGATTGTCTCTCTAAGACTTGGAGAATAATACAATTCCTCTACTGCGGCTGCTTGTCTTAGTATGTTTGCTAGCTTTATTCCTTGTTTTAGCATATCATCGTGGTTTTCGGATGCATATTTTTTGACGATTTGAAATTCAGTTTCTTCAGGAGGATAGTCAAGTCTAATTCTAACCGGAAATCTGCTCAGTAATTGTGGTGGAAGCTCTTTAGTTCCGACATGTGTTAGTGGATTTATTGTTGCAATGACAAACCATTTTTGATTTGCGTTGATGGTCTCTCCAGTTGATTCCTTGAGGACAATTTGCCTTCTGTCGTCTAGTGCCTCATCTAGTCGAAGCAAAACATCTGCTTCTGCAGCATTTAGCTCATCAAGATAAAGAATGCTTCCTTCCTTCATTGATTTTATCAGGATCCCTTCATCAAATCCTATTGTTCCTTCGTTGAGGGTTTTTGTCCCAATAAGATGACTCTCACGTGTTCGAAGACTAAAGTTGATTGACTCTAGTTTTGCATTCTTTCTGTTTGTGAACTCGCGAACCAATGTGGTCTTGCCTGTTCCCTTTGGCCCTATTATCAGCGCAAACAGGCCAACATCATAGGCCTTATTCAAAACATCTAGGGAATTATTCCAATCTAGATATGTCGATGTTGCCTGTAACATGATATCTGGATGTCTGTACTTTATTTAAAATAATTAGTTGTTGTCTGGCACTAGTTTTCCCATTTTGCTAGGTGCTCGTAGGAATCATTCATTGTCTTGAGCAGTTTTTTATGCCATTCCTCAAATCCATCAGGGGTTGTCGGATAATTGCGATAGTGCTCAGTTAACCACCTGTTTTGCTGTGTTGTATATCTAAGACCATCTGCAAGTTTTTTGTTTAACGCACCGCGAATTAGCATTCCCATTTTGCCTACCATTGAAAAGTCCGGGTGTTCTCCTTTGCTTATTGCCTCTACATCCATGTTACCCAAAAAGTGCTTCATTCCATAATTTATCTGATCATTTGTGAGCATCTGCAATAATCTTCTGAACACTTCAAGGCCTGCTGTTTTGTAACCGTATTCTCTGACATAATCGACATTGTATTGCCACAATCCCTTCTCTGTTACATCCCCTGCTTCTATTGCATTTGCGACGTTTTTGCCAATTATGGTTCCCGCAATCAATGCAGGGCCGATTCCTCCTGCATCAAGTGGCTTTGGCATCCATGCAGAATCTCCAACAAGCATGAATCCATTTGCAACCATGCAATCATTCTGTCTTCTAACTGACACCTGAAAGTTTCCTGTTGCATTATGCAAGTCTGATGGATCAGTTGAGAGTCTTGGATTTTTGATTGCCCTGTTTCTTGCAACATACTGGTTTATGAGGCCGGATACATCATCGTGCTTTCCAAGTCGCTTGTTTCTTTTGTCTAGAAGTGTTTTTTCTACTCCAAGACCGATGTTTACCTTGTTCTTTCCTTTTGGAAAGACCCACCCATATCCGCCAGGAGCAATGTCTTGGTCTAGGTGAATTAGGCAATAATCAGGATCAAACTCAGATAGATCGTCTTCACCCTGATCAAAATACATGATGTGGCGTCCGGTGGATTCAAGATCTGTTCTATCTATTTTGCGCTCCATTCTCGTGGTATTTTTTATTTGGTTTCGAAGCATCGAAGTAACGCCGGTAGCATCAATTACAACCTTGGCTGTCTTTTTGTATGGCTGGTTTGTTTTTTTGTTGAGGCCTTCTACTCCTATGATTTGACTCCCATCATAGAGCAGGCCTGTCAGATTTATTTCAAAATCCACGCTGATTCCACGTTTTTGTGATTCTTTGTATTGTGTTTGTGGAAGTTGTTGTCTGTTTAACAAAAATCCATCACCGTCAAATGGAATGGATGTTTCTCTGTCTGGCGACAGCGCCATTACTCCTTTAACAGTATGTTCGATTTCTGGTGCGCCCCAAGAAATCTTAATGCGGCTTCCCATATAGTCAACAGCTTCCTTTGATACCGCGTCACCACAAACCCAACCATTGATGGACTTGCTCCCAGTCATTATTGGGGCATTTCTGTCTATTACAAGAATTGATAACTTTTGATTAGAATAATGAGAAGCAGAGTGTGCTGCAATCATGCCAGCTAGTCCTCCGCCAGCTACGATCAAGTCATAGTCCGTTTTCAATATGTGACAGCTGAAAGAAGATTATTTAAAACAATCTTGAATTATTTTTTGGGTCAGATCGTCGCGGCGTCTTCACAGCTTGCGTATTGCTCAGACTGGAGCGGCTTGTTAGCTCTTCATTCCCAACCCTATACTACTCTAAATGATATTAAATTGTGCTTGTGAGGATTTCAGAATAAGTCTTGAGAATGTCTCTTTGAGAATATACTGGCGTATAGATTTTGATCTTGATTGGGTCATCTGCGGCAGGCTGGATTTTACCTTCAACTAATGACTGCTTTGATATTCTCATGTATAGCCCAGAACCGTCGCAACGGTTCTCCAAGTCTTCCACAATCTCATTAATGTCTTTTTTTGTAATGTTTGAAATTAGGTTCTTGACAAAGAGTGCAGCTTTCTTCTTTTTTATTTTTCCATTTACCAAAGCTATTGGATTGTCATAATGCCCTTGGAGTTTCTGCATAGTAAAATCGCCTTCATCCACACCGAAGATCTGTTTGAATGAATCAAAGACTTTTTTCGAGTCTTCAGTTGCATGTATGATGACTTGAATCTCTACTTCGAGTTTTTTTTCCGTCAAACTATGCTTCTAGTAGTGTGACTTGTGCTTCGGCGGTTCTAATTAGTTTTACCTTTTCAAGACCTACGTGTCTCATTCTGATCACTTTTTTTGCCGCTGCCATGATGTCAGAGTTTATCTTTCCATAACATGTAGCCTGCACAAACTGATCAATTGTCATTTCTGGAATTGTTTTATTCATCACGTCCCTCGCAATTAATCGCAATGCGTGCTTGCGTGATGTATTGAGTTTTTTGTGTGTTAGAGCAATCACTTTAAGTCTGAATAGGTAGTTGTCTTTTGTTTTTACATTCATGACAAAGTTGACCTTGCTAGAGCCGCGTCGGATGAGGCTTCTAAGGAATTCTTTTGCGTATTCATATCTCTTGAAAATGGTATATGCCTTGTCTCCTTCGACCTTGGTAATCTGGAAGTAAATCTTGTATTGGTACTGAGATGGATCGCCTTTTAGAATATCAAATAACGTTACCTCTATGACACGACCGATTGCTTTTTGATCATCAGTGATTGGTATGTACGCAAGTGGTGCATTGTTAAATGACTCTGGGGCTATTACTGTGACCCATTTTTTCTCACGCCACTTGTCCTTTACTTTTCCACCCTTTCTACGAGCCAATTATTAAGCGACCCTGAAGCCAAAATATAATTGTACTAGATTATGTCTGCGCCGAGATACTTTTGCAGAGGTTTTGGTACACTAATGTGGCCGTCTTGCGTCTGAAAGTTTTCCATTATTGCAACAAGCGTTCTTGTGGTGGCAACAAGTGTGCTGTTTAGCGAATGCAGATACTGGGTTTGCTCGTTGGACTTGTCGCGGAACCTGATCTTTAGCCTCCTTGTCTGAAAATCAAGGCAGTTAGAACAAGAGACTATCTCGCGATACGAGTTCTGGCCCGCCATCCACGCCTCAATGTCATATGTCTTAGCTGAAACCTTACCCAAATCTCCGCTTGATAGCAACATTATCCTATATGGGATCTCAAGCTTTTGATAAAATTCTTCTGCTATTAGAAGCATTTTCTCATGTTCACTCCACGAGTCTTCAGGTCTTGCAAAGACGTACTGCTCTACTTTCTCAAACTGGTGTACGCGGAAGATTCCCTTCTGGTCCCGTCCATGGGCACCTGCCTCTTTTCTAAAACACGGGCTGACTCCACCATATCTGATAGGCAAGTCCTTTCCGTCTAGGATTTCGTCTGCATGCATTGCCGCAATGGAATGCTCTGACGTACCTATCAAAAACATGTCTTCGTCCTGAACCTTGTATATGACATTTTCAAAATCGTCTGCAATTATGGCGCCTTCCATGGAGCTGCGATTGATCATGTATGGCGGCTGGACTAATCCATACTGTTTTTCTGCCAAAAAATCTAACGCAAAATGAATCAGTGACTGGTTTAATCTCACCATATTATTTTTCAGATAGTAAAATCTCGCGCCTGCTGTTTTCGCAGCACGCTCAAGGTCAACTAGTCCTAGATTTTGCGAAATATCGATGTGGTCTTTGATTTTATAATCAAACTTTGGAATAGCGCCCCAGCTACGCACTACAACATTTGCAGAATCATCAACACCAATGGGAACTGACTCGTGGACCAAGTTTGGCATTTTCATGTTCAGTCTATTGTGTTCTGACTCTGTTTTGATTTGGTCTGCTTCTAATGTCTGGATTTCTTGTGATACTTTTTGCATTTCTGCAATTGATGTATCTGCATCTTGGCCAGATTTTTTCTTCGACGCAATTTCCATTGCAACCTTGTTCTTCTGCTTGCGCAACTCATCTGTTTTTATGATTAGCTCCCGTCGTTTACCATCAAGCGAGATTAACAAGTCCAAGTCAAACTGGACATGTCTGTCTGAGAGCATCTTGCGAATGATTTCAGGCTTTTCTTTGATGAGTTTTGGATCTAACATCATTCCATCACCTTTAGTGCCATGGATACATGGGCCAAAACCTCGTCAATTGTAGCAGTAAGTGTTTTCATATTCCCTGTACTATGAAAATTAAAAACAAGTGCGTTATCAAGATTTTCTATCTCAAATGACAGTCCATTTGGAAAATCGACATTGTCTGGTTCCAAGGCAGCCCTGATTGCTTCGGCTTTTTTCTTGGTTATGTTATCGATTGTTATTTTTGCTATGGTTTCCATTTACGCTGTCTTCTAGATAGTCCAAAAACCCATCAAGCTTGTCTTTTTTGATTTTTGCTCCTGCTGCCGCGTCATGCCCTCCTCCAATTCCATTGAATTTCTCTGCACCTAATTTCATCAGGGCAGAAAGGTTAACCTCGGTTTTACAGCCAATTGATTTTCGTGATGAAAACTTGATCGTGTTTTCCTCGCCATTTGTTCGAAGTATGATGATCTTGCCTGCGTTTTTTGGCGAGCCGGCAAGCAGTGATGATATTGTCCCTGTCATGGTCTCTGGAATCACTCCCTCACCGTTTACCATCACGCATTTTGCAGAATCGCTGATCCGCCACCGCTCATTTGTTAAAATATTCATGTAATCCCGGATGAGTTTTCTGTATTCCAACAGGATGTTTTCTCCTTCTTGGAGCATCTTGTTTCTATCTCCCATACATATTGCAATTCCAACCCCGGACCTACCAATTCTTCCACAAGAGTTCAACATTGTAGAGAATTCTCTGGCATCGCGCAAAAAACTTCGTCGCTCTTCTGCTGGGAATGTGTATGTGTGACCAATTAACTCCTCCATGATATGGCTGGCGTTTTGCGAGCTGGCGAACTTTGTAATGGATTCAATTATAGTGCGTTTTTCGTCCTCTGCAAGATCTGATGGGGTTCGCCATCTTCCACCGTCCTTGAGCTCAATCCCTGATGACTTGAAAAGAGCAAGACTTGCATCCCTATTCCAGGTCAATCCTTCAATGAACGGCTGCGAGGTAAACGCCAGAGCATCAACTAGTGGCCTCGTCTCTCTACCAACCAAAAGCAAGTCCATGTCGACTTGGAGTCCACCAATGTTTTTCGCCTCTTCTACTACTTCGAGATTTTTGCCCAAAAACGACTTTTTCTCTCCTTGGTCTTGCCTGTCGCCTAGGGCGGAAACTACTGCAATTGGTGCAAGGTCAGAGTTTCTCTTGTCTAGTGCTTTTGCAGCCAAAAATGCCATGCCTCCAGCACAGATCTCGGTTCCGCCATTGACTCCATACTTCCAAGCGTTTATCACACAATTATTGTCGTATTCTTCTTGCGGAATTTCATGATGGTCTAGGATAAACCAATTCTGGCCTAGTGCTTCGTCCATCTGATTTGCAAATCCTCCACCCAAGTCGGTTACAATGTGAAAATCGCGAGAGTCTGACTGCATGTTTTTGATGACTGCTTGACTCATCTCTTTTGTGGTACGTACAGTTACCTTGGCGCCTGCTCGAATCAGCGCTTTTGTCATAATGGCCCCAGATGTTAGACCATCACAATCGATATGGGTTACAACACAAATGTCCTTGTTGCTTTTGATGAGGTCGAAAATTATGTCGCTAAAATTTGATAAATGCTGATCGAGGTTACCCATTATTCAAGTTGGGCTACGACTGACTTATATTTCCAGTTTTGTGGGATTGCGCCGATCTTTTTGTAGTATGTGGCAATTCGATGAACCTTTGCCTCTACCAGCTCAAGTGATCTGACGTTTCTTTTGTCCGAGTTGTTGTTTTTGAGGTGTCTTTGCAGGTTGATTGCCTTTTTGACTATA
Encoded proteins:
- a CDS encoding ASCH domain-containing protein is translated as MSTFKCLSVSQPFAELIIKGQKTIELRHWNTNYRGEFLIHSPSKINLDDCKRLGIERHSLVTGAIIGKATIYDTKRYQTKKEFASDKKHHFAADGYFTEKTFGFFLKSFKEFKISIPARGQLGFFDIELQSSVAKEDEITSEIFDEEYRTRWINHH
- a CDS encoding MoxR family ATPase codes for the protein MLQATSTYLDWNNSLDVLNKAYDVGLFALIIGPKGTGKTTLVREFTNRKNAKLESINFSLRTRESHLIGTKTLNEGTIGFDEGILIKSMKEGSILYLDELNAAEADVLLRLDEALDDRRQIVLKESTGETINANQKWFVIATINPLTHVGTKELPPQLLSRFPVRIRLDYPPEETEFQIVKKYASENHDDMLKQGIKLANILRQAAAVEELYYSPSLRETIAFTKLLDSGLDAKKAADIVFANVYSQWGNVEYQKVSDIITSMFGK
- a CDS encoding ribulose-phosphate 3-epimerase; this encodes MGLNYYTIKKNVRRARKLVIHATSTAGSGHPGGSFSMAEIMGCIFFKYLRYDPKNPSWQDRDKLVLSKGHASPGLFSNMALAGYFDISELDTLRKFGSKLQGHPDLKCPGVEFCGGSLGIGLSFSIGAALAARIDGKPTRIFTVMGDGETDEGQVWEAAMTAAKYKVDNLTAILDRNFIQQDSYTEKIMPLDEELAGDDLSEMWKDASRWKTGDKWRSFGWNVLEIDGHRIEQLDHAINKATQTKGAPSIIIARTIKGKGVEHMEDNPKWHGQAPKKELVPIIDMEIDSQSMIAPSIIAGDMNNLENEVKRCVNGRADYIHLDVMDGLFVPNKTFDHNKIRELRPLTVIPFDTHLMINEPVKYVKDYVDAGSDIITVHAEVCDASSFGQIHDTLLANQVGVGLAINPDTEIPEWALPFIPKLDQIIVMSVVPGKSGQKYIEATHEKMRRLNQILGQHDFDGYIEADGGVTLDNIGTCFADGARAFVGGSAIIGQHDVRGVIREFRNKIAYARRKMLIQKTFELGGKELVEKWIDLHVIGEKKNQLNTISRELGYA
- a CDS encoding VWA domain-containing protein; protein product: MQLLQLRNDTLVEIATFLARRWSEKEKITVEFSDKKETITKLKENRISLVSPERYIGTDFDKYRQFRVAIWYEAMRVRLCKKILSNDHAFGFILNTLETRRIEMLGRKTWRGMDEELIFYYTYLWLYRPQLGNILGKSRIAEAFFQKFLLGDIKGELQPSFSDRVVLAVMKAKEIVSEAIEKKHDTEWLEKKIPEILSILNIDALTTVPLAVPWKGPGLMITPQDFEKALQKIIQNKENDFGKIDKDNIISGKSVADEFKVIKEENKKNENKGLGNESIGIQIPGSTNIDETRIYDQDLISNLKTKFKEWKTSWKEQQVSTGDEFDPESYVEGYKPFVIDVKKSIKSKIMILLDHSSSITDQQTEYKKATLALCEVLSFLKIKFSVFAFNTTQKQVVCWMVKQEENKWNSACAKRLAQIEANGGTPLADVYQKMFPTLKSKKPDIFLTLSDGEPSDPDAVRAMVKSLKTLGIKMVAIGVGHDTFSATTIANNLRYLGYEKTLAVSRLKDIPNRVLAVLQTS
- a CDS encoding MBL fold metallo-hydrolase, which translates into the protein MNIEITPEELTQILQNKSNALILDIRAKENYMNGHISGAANAVCNSMQQKQVIMSKIPANMKVILIDDDGTEAKQNATMMARFGFDAHYLKDGFKSWSGELVKSTQDTTISGDSLWESIKQDSDVFLLDVREPQEFAEFKIPGAVNIPLSQLFTSGSKAHLPKDKKIVTICSHGNRSMVATFALAQNGLESTSLVGGMSLWNQVLGATTLKENDVTIIQVEKIGKGCLSHIIGSDGEAVVIDPTHPAKKYTEFAQKENLKITKVIDTHQHADHVSAAKDLAQIAGAKLYLSNLEEYKIESEKIEDGSTIQFGTKQLRAIHTPGHTPGGMSFILDSKYVFSGDILFVEGIGRPDLRDQAEEFAVKLYDTLHNKILKFGDDTKIFPTHHGEGLSPTKGGLFYTTVQNAKKLPLLDLGQAEFVSKVVSITTPRPLNYSMIIKINKGDISIAPEQIPDLEMGPNRCSIRM
- the fsa gene encoding fructose-6-phosphate aldolase — translated: MKIFLDTANLQSIKQYNDMGLLDGITTNPSLLAKEGGDPQKAMEEITKIIKGDVSLEVVATDYAGMMDEGHKLKKYGTNVVIKVPMTSDGLKACKSFSSEGIPVNVTLVFSPNQAILAAKAGAKYVSPFIGRLDDVGQDGMALIAEIKQIFSNYNFKTQILVASVRHPMHVVEAAKIGADVVTLPPDVLGKMLKHPLTDNGLKAFLADWDKLQQSQQ
- a CDS encoding transketolase family protein, whose protein sequence is MTDMRTAYGKALVEIGEQTQDVVVLGADTTDSLKTADFGKKFPNRFFNVGIAEANLVSVSAGLALSGKIPFASTYAIFLPGRCVDQIRNAIAYPSPGDKKGLNVKLVVSHGGISVGADGGSHQQIEDYAIMRSMPNMTVLVPADTIAVSKLTWIISQRYGPHYMRLTRSASPVVHQDSQEFEVGKGIVMREGSDCTIAACGLTVKMALDAAESLKQEGVSCKVIDMFSIKPIDTELLEKSARETGCIVTSEEHNIMGGFGSAVSEIISELYPVPIKRIGVNDKFGESARDAEIPQLLEKHGITSINIAKAVKDLLGNKK